A single region of the Neomonachus schauinslandi chromosome 3, ASM220157v2, whole genome shotgun sequence genome encodes:
- the NXPH2 gene encoding neurexophilin-2, which yields MRLRPLPLVVVPGLLQLLFCDSKKVVHATEGLDWEDKDAPGTLVGNVVHSRIINPLRLFVKQSPVPKPGHLAYADSMENFWDWLANVTEVREPLARTKRRPIVKTGKFKKMFGWGDFHSNIKTVKLNLLITGKIVDHGNGTFSVYFRHNSTGLGNVSVSLVPPSKVVEFEVSPQSTLETKESKSFNCRIEYEKTDRAKKTALCNFDPSKICYQEQTQSHVSWLCSKPFKVICIYIAFYSVDYKLVQKVCPDYNYHSETPYLSSG from the coding sequence CTATTTTGTGACAGTAAGAAGGTGGTGCATGCCACAGAGGGGCTGGACTGGGAAGACAAAGATGCTCCCGGGACATTGGTCGGAAACGTGGTGCACTCAAGGATCATCAATCCTCTGCGCCTGTTTGTTAAACAGTCTCCAGTCCCAAAGCCTGGACACTTGGCGTATGCGGACAGCATGGAAAACTTTTGGGATTGGCTGGCCAATGTCACGGAGGTTCGGGAGCCATTGGCAAGAACTAAACGGAGGCCAATAGTAAAGACGGGAAAATTTAAGAAGATGTTTGGGTGGGGTGACTTCCATTCCAACATTAAAACTGTTAAACTCAACCTCCTCATCACAGGGAAAATTGTTGACCATGGAAATGGAACCTTCAGTGTTTATTTCCGACATAATTCCACAGGCCTAGGCAATGTTTCAGTGAGTTTGGTACCCCCCTCCAAAGTAGTGGAATTTGAAGTTTCCCCACAGTCTACCTTGGAGACCAAGGAATCCAAATCTTTCAATTGTCGCATTGAATATGAAAAAACAGATCGGGCAAAGAAGACTGCCCTGTGCAACTTTGACCCATCGAAGATCTGCTACCAGGAGCAAACTCAGAGCCATGTGTCTTGGTTGTGCTCCAAACCCTTCAAGGTCATTTGCATTTACATTGCCTTTTACAGTGTTGATTATAAACTTGTGCAAAAAGTCTGTCCTGACTACAATTACCATAGTGAGACTCCATACTTATCTTCTGGCTGA